In the Mycobacterium adipatum genome, one interval contains:
- a CDS encoding PPE family protein, with amino-acid sequence MPALPPTPIYHAAPPEVNSTLLNTGGTAAGITAAGTSWSHVAAEYVSGIAELEAILASVQATYQGPSAEKFIAAHQPMLMWMQQVVIKATLAAVAHGEIAVSYETAVALMPTMVELINNHVVHGVLVSTNFFGVNTIPIGMNEADYIRMWNQAADVQTTYDFSTGAAVASVPETLPAPMTLIPGVGETGSIAATAAGFFTQATATATGASLTAGHAMSDKLIAGKAATAPLSVTEEIQQAAGATPTEQSQTAADQASQQLRPENMGTSMLQQFTSIASSAPQAATSAIQGPAQMLTQAPQMLASAPQQLSSMLSQFAGGFGSELGQNAMPAVGFAGTGAIQGFNPAGMTSLAGGALGSGPARPMMPSTWGSAPTASADMSNAAKVSPVATGLPGAGAGGTGAGGSGMMGSGANNRRSKGSQQVTTYSEDADGDDAADADSDGGLTR; translated from the coding sequence ATGCCTGCACTACCGCCCACGCCGATCTATCACGCGGCCCCGCCGGAAGTGAACTCGACACTGCTCAACACGGGGGGCACCGCAGCGGGGATCACCGCCGCGGGCACCTCCTGGTCCCATGTCGCCGCGGAGTACGTTTCCGGGATCGCCGAGTTGGAGGCGATCCTGGCCTCGGTGCAAGCCACCTACCAGGGGCCGTCGGCCGAGAAGTTCATCGCCGCACACCAACCGATGCTGATGTGGATGCAGCAGGTCGTCATCAAGGCGACCCTGGCGGCTGTGGCGCACGGTGAAATCGCAGTCTCATACGAAACTGCGGTGGCACTGATGCCCACCATGGTGGAACTGATCAACAACCATGTGGTGCACGGGGTCCTGGTCTCAACCAACTTCTTCGGCGTCAACACGATCCCGATCGGCATGAACGAGGCCGACTACATTCGGATGTGGAACCAGGCCGCCGACGTGCAGACCACATACGACTTCTCCACCGGTGCCGCTGTCGCCAGTGTTCCCGAGACCCTGCCCGCGCCCATGACGCTGATTCCCGGCGTCGGAGAGACTGGCAGCATCGCGGCCACCGCCGCGGGGTTCTTCACCCAGGCGACCGCGACCGCCACCGGCGCATCGCTGACCGCGGGCCACGCGATGTCGGACAAGCTCATCGCGGGCAAGGCCGCAACCGCACCGCTGTCGGTGACCGAGGAGATCCAGCAGGCCGCCGGGGCGACACCCACCGAACAATCCCAAACCGCCGCCGACCAAGCCAGCCAGCAGCTCAGGCCCGAGAACATGGGCACCAGCATGTTGCAGCAATTCACCTCCATCGCCTCCAGCGCACCCCAGGCGGCGACGTCGGCGATCCAAGGCCCAGCCCAAATGCTCACGCAGGCACCGCAGATGCTGGCGTCCGCACCCCAGCAGCTCAGCAGCATGCTCAGCCAGTTCGCGGGCGGCTTCGGCAGCGAACTCGGCCAGAATGCGATGCCCGCTGTCGGCTTCGCCGGCACCGGCGCCATCCAGGGTTTCAATCCTGCCGGCATGACCAGCCTCGCCGGCGGTGCGCTCGGCAGCGGTCCGGCGCGCCCGATGATGCCGTCGACGTGGGGATCGGCACCGACTGCGAGCGCGGACATGTCCAATGCGGCCAAGGTCTCCCCGGTGGCCACCGGTCTGCCGGGCGCAGGTGCCGGCGGCACAGGTGCTGGCGGCAGCGGCATGATGGGATCAGGCGCAAATAACCGCCGCAGCAAGGGATCTCAACAAGTCACCACCTACTCCGAAGACGCTGACGGCGACGACGCCGCCGACGCCGACAGCGATGGGGGGCTTACGCGATGA
- a CDS encoding WXG100 family type VII secretion target, producing MSNFLDANTAQLASSSAAVQDATVSFVNVLHQAEGTAAYAQAMNQGEANLAFQQSHARFVNGSTKLQGLLQMAGVNVGEAGTDYQSTDGMNASNLQSVPISDGGDISIRA from the coding sequence ATGTCGAACTTCCTCGACGCGAACACCGCTCAGCTGGCGTCCTCCTCGGCCGCCGTGCAGGACGCCACGGTCAGCTTCGTCAACGTGCTGCACCAGGCCGAAGGCACCGCTGCCTACGCCCAGGCCATGAACCAGGGCGAGGCCAACCTGGCCTTCCAGCAGTCTCACGCACGATTCGTCAACGGCTCCACCAAGCTGCAGGGCCTGCTGCAGATGGCCGGCGTCAACGTCGGCGAGGCCGGCACGGACTACCAGAGCACCGACGGGATGAACGCCTCCAACTTGCAGTCGGTGCCGATCTCCGACGGCGGCGACATCTCCATCCGCGCCTAA